In a genomic window of Streptomyces sp. NBC_01231:
- a CDS encoding DegV family protein yields the protein MSRHVAIVTDSTAYLPQRTMERHGITAVPLIVVLGDQALEEGTEISTRSLAQALQKRRPVTTSRPSPQVFAETYRRVAESGATGIVSLHLSAELSGTHDAAVVAAREAPVPVRVVDTGMVAMALGFCALAAAEAAEAGGTVDEAVTAAEKRAAGTSAYFYVDTLDFLRRGGRIGAAQALFGSALAVKPLLQLRGGRIEPLEKVRTASKAIARLEEIAADRAGSAQVDIAVHHLAAPDRATALADRLRARVPGLADLHVSEVGAVIGAHTGPGLLGVVVSPR from the coding sequence ATGTCCCGCCATGTCGCGATCGTCACCGATTCAACGGCCTACCTGCCGCAACGGACGATGGAGCGGCACGGCATCACCGCGGTTCCCCTGATCGTGGTCCTCGGCGACCAGGCGCTCGAAGAGGGCACCGAGATCTCGACCCGCTCCCTGGCCCAGGCCCTCCAGAAGCGACGGCCCGTCACCACTTCGCGGCCCAGCCCCCAGGTGTTCGCCGAGACCTACCGCAGGGTCGCCGAGTCCGGCGCCACCGGCATCGTCTCCCTGCACCTGTCCGCCGAACTCTCCGGTACGCACGACGCGGCGGTCGTAGCGGCGCGGGAAGCGCCGGTGCCGGTGCGGGTGGTGGACACCGGCATGGTCGCGATGGCCCTCGGGTTCTGCGCGCTCGCGGCGGCCGAGGCGGCGGAGGCGGGTGGCACGGTGGACGAGGCCGTCACGGCGGCGGAGAAACGGGCGGCGGGCACGTCCGCGTATTTCTATGTCGACACCCTCGACTTTCTGCGCCGCGGCGGCCGGATCGGTGCCGCGCAGGCCCTCTTCGGGTCGGCGCTCGCGGTGAAGCCGTTGCTGCAGCTGCGCGGCGGACGGATCGAGCCCTTGGAGAAGGTGCGGACGGCGTCGAAGGCCATCGCCCGGCTGGAGGAGATCGCGGCCGACCGGGCCGGCAGCGCACAGGTCGACATCGCCGTCCACCATCTCGCCGCCCCCGACCGGGCTACTGCCCTGGCGGACCGGTTGCGGGCGAGGGTGCCGGGCCTCGCCGATCTGCATGTGAGCGAGGTCGGGGCCGTGATCGGGGCGCACACGGGGCCCGGGTTGCTGGGAGTCGTGGTCTCACCGCGCTGA